ataCCCAGAAAAcccattaaaacaaaaaaggaaagctaatttggggaggagccgaagttgatatacccttgcagttaaaaccggatatatatcgcaaacatcggatatagttggccgaaccttttgattacatcataataaaaccaattaattaaaataaaaaatctaaaaaaactcccaagcttctatcttcaaaaatacgaaagttgatatttctaccaaataccattttcgaccgttcagttataaggcagctataggatatagtcgaccgatccttatgaaatttggcatgtcgtaatgttctgccaaaaatagctctcgtgtcatatttaaactctctaactctaaaaacactaaagtcaTGCCATTTCTGATAAATCAgtaatatggcagctgtagaaaagaaaagctaatttgggcggagccgaagttgatatacccttgcattcaaaaccggatatatatcgcaaacatcggataaagttggccaatccttatgagaacataataataaaaccaattaattacaataaaatatttaagaaaaagtcccaagcttctatcttcaaaaataccaaagttggtatttctaccaaatactatttccaatcgttcagttatatggcagctataagattaagtcggccgatccctatgaaatttgccatgtcgtattatttttccaaaatagcttcatagctctcgtgtaaaattgaaactctctaactctaaaaacacttaagttataccatttccgatcaatcagttatatggtagctataggatgtagtcggccgatcctggccgttccgacttatatactgcgtgcaaaggaaagaagggtgtgtgccaagtttcaagacgatagctttaaaactgagagactagttcgcgtaaaaacggacagacagaaagacggacagacaggcggagatgctcatatcaactcaggaggtgatcctgatcaaggaTCATCCCCAAATTTAGAAGGTGACCACGAGGCCATTGCTTGCTCGCACGGAACCAGCCGGGTTACCTCGAGCAAACCAAATTGGCAAGCCACGTGCGGAGAGCGCAGCTCGATCTCCACGCTACAGCAAACGACTCGGCGGCGGCGCTTGCTACGGCCCTTGATGCGGCCTGTAAGGCTTGCATGAAGGCGCGCACGACCTTAACTCGGCATCACAAACCAGCTCCATGGTGGGCAAGCCATATCTCGTCTCTTCGTAAGAAGTGCTTAAGGGCTAGAAGATCCCTGCAGCGAACTCGAGGCACTAACACGCAGGAGCAAAGTCGCCTTGAATTCAACGAGGCAGAGAGGAAAACGCTGAAAACGGCCATTCGGGACAGTAAGCGCAATCTGTTCCTCAAGCTATGCGACGAAGCGGAACACGACCCATGGGGACAGGCGTATAAAATCGTATCAAAAAAGGTCAGGGCGGGGAGCCAGCCCCCCTCCAACCCAGTAGCACTGAGCGCCAAAATAGACGTCCTGTTCCCAAGCTGTCAATTAGAAGGAACACGCCTGGCTATTGAGCACTTCGAAGAAGAGTCGGTGGAAGCGGTCACAGCAGAAGAGGTGCTAGCGGCCGCTCGGTATCTGGCCCCCAACAAAGCTGCCGGCCCGGACGCGGTGCCAAACCGAGCGCTCAAGGTGGCTCTGGCCCAAATACCAGATCTGGCCCAAACAAACAATACTGTCTGGTTACCACCCTGGACGTGAAGAATGCATTCAACACGGCGAACTGGTTGCGGACTCTCGAAGCCCTGAAGGAGCTAAGGATCCCGGAGTACCTGATGAATATGGTGGACAGCTACCTGAGTGACAGAATACTCCTGTACGACACGCGGGAAGGTCAGAAAGATCGAGTGGACTCCGCTAGAGCGCCGCAGGGATCTGTGCTAGGCCCGCTCTTGAGGAACACCATGTATGATGGAGTCTTCCGATTACCCATGGCGGAGGGTACTATCATCGTAGGATGGTAGGAGGAGTGGCCGTTACTGcaaaaaaagcaataaaatacCTTGGGGTTATGCTGGATACGAGGCTTTCGTTCCGGGAACACCTTGAGTACGCCCATAGGAGGGCGAATGAGACGACGAGAGCGCTCTCGCGGATGCTCCTTAATATCAGAGGCCCGTGGTGAGCTCCCAAATGTTGTACGCCGCCCCAGTGTGGGCCGAGGCGATGGGAGTAAGATCCTACGCACGAGGAATCGAGGCAGACCACCGCCTTTGCGCGCTACGGACGTCCTGCGTGGACGGTGTCGGACGACGCGGCTCTCGTGATCGAAGGTCTGATACCCATAAAAGAGCTGGTCCGAGAGAGgaaggagctggccaacatgGCTCAGGACAGCCTCTCTTCGGCGTTGGTCAGGAAGAGGGAAACGAGAGCCACAAGTTTGTCAAACTGGCAACGGCGATGGGAGGTATCATCCAAGGGACGCTGGACGTTTCGTCTCGCTCCGGACGTGGGAGAGTGGACTGGAAAGAAGCATGGTCAGGTATACTTTTACCTCACGCAGGCCCTTAGTGGGCATGGGTGCTTCCGAAGTTACCTAAAGCGCTTTGGTCATGAAAGCGAGGACTGCTGCCCGTCGTGCGGCAGTGGAGTCACAGAAGACCCACTCCACGTCCTCTTCGATAGCAGGCGATTTGAGGAGGATCGCCTAACCCTGGAGGAGATCTTTGAAGAGGCCTTTACACCCAGCAGCATGGTGCCTCAAATGCTCCAGACACCAGTCAAATAAGAAGCCTTAGCCGTATTTGTGACCAAGATAATGACGGAGCTGAGAGCCCTGGAGAGGGCAATGGGCGGAAGGAGTAGGGCGCCAGAGGTGTGCGATGCATTGCTTCACGGTGGAGGTGGTGGGTGTAGGTGGGTGCTTCGAAGCCACGGCACGTTGATTTTTACCTGACCTAGGTCTTGAGTGGTCATGGCTGCTTCCGGCTATACCTGAAGCGTTTTGGCCACGCGGAGGAGGACTGGTGCCCGGAATGTGGGAGATCGATAGTCAAGAACGCCAAGCACGGTGTCTTCGAGTGCCGCCAGCTTGCACGAGAGCGCCACCGACTGGAGACGACGGCGGGCCGCTTGAACAAAGAACGAGAACAAAAAATAGCGCACACATTCATagattttcccagagtatattctggttccaaaagacccagaaaaacaattaaaaaaacagtcggcctaaacaaccttactTTAcagttttcgtgtctcacatttatttgcaagttaagcacaagaatttattttaatggaaCATTTCGAGACCAAACaaaattcgacagttctattctATCAAATTGatttcccagagtatctgctggttccaaaataCCCAGAAAAcccattaaaacaaaaaaggaaagctaatttggggaggagccgaagttgatatacccttgcagttaaaaccggatatatatcgcaaacatcggatatagttggccgaaccttttgattacatcataataaaaccaattaattaaaataaaaaatctaaaaaaaagtcccaagcttctatcttcaaaaatacgaaagttgatatttctaccaaataccattttcgaccgttcagttataaggcagctataggatatagtcgaccgatccttatgaaatttggcatgtcgtaatgttctgccaaaaatagctctcgtgtcatatttaaactctctaactctgaaAACACTAAAGTCATGCCATTTCTGATAAATCAGtaacatggcagctatagaaaagaaaagctaatttgggcggagccgaagttgatatacccttgcattcaaaaccggatatatatcgcaaacatcggatatagttggccaatccttatgagaacataataataaaaccaattaattacaataaaatatttaagaaaaagtcccaagcttctatcttcaaaaataccaaagttggtatttctaccaaatactatttccaatcgttcagttatatggcagctataagattaagtcggccgatccctatgaaatttgccatgtcgtattattttgccaaaaatagctctcgtgtaaaattgaaactctctaactctaaaaacacttaagttataccatttccgatcaatcagttatatggtagctataggatgtagtcggccgatcctggcCGTTcctacttatatactgcgtgcaaaggaaagaagggtgtgtgc
This is a stretch of genomic DNA from Drosophila bipectinata strain 14024-0381.07 chromosome 4, DbipHiC1v2, whole genome shotgun sequence. It encodes these proteins:
- the LOC138926929 gene encoding uncharacterized protein translates to MGAKPRHVDFYLTQVLSGHGCFRLYLKRFGHAEEDWCPESNDSAAALATALDAACKACMKARTTLTRHHKPAPWWASHISSLRKKCLRARRSLQRTRGTNTQEQSRLEFNEAERKTLKTAIRDSKRNLFLKLCDEAEHDPWGQAYKIVSKKVRAGSQPPSNPVALSAKIDVLFPSCQLEGTRLAIEHFEEESVEAVTAEEVLAAARYLAPNKAAGPDAVPNRALKNAFNTANWLRTLEALKELRIPEYLMNMVDSYLSDRILLYDTREGQKDRVDSARAPQGSVLGPLLRNTMYDGVFRLPMAEGTIITTAFARYGRPAWTVSDDAALVIEGLIPIKELVRERKELANMAQDSLSSALVRKRETRATSLSNWQRRWEVSSKGRWTFRLAPDVGEWTGKKHGQVYFYLTQALSGHGCFRSYLKRFGHESEDCCPSCGSGVTEDPLHVLFDSRRFEEDRLTLEEIFEEAFTPSSMVPQMLQTPVK